In Nerophis ophidion isolate RoL-2023_Sa linkage group LG02, RoL_Noph_v1.0, whole genome shotgun sequence, one DNA window encodes the following:
- the LOC133547673 gene encoding oocyte zinc finger protein XlCOF6.1-like, whose translation MCKVKMLRALVNERLTVAVEEIFVVLERTMAEYEEELCRTKEENERQRQLLDAVFKPQMESQLAAISEEDLPPEEQEWSSKMEQQEEPQPPHVKKEEEDQVWTQEDADISKFPVTRVIVKSEDEAQWLQLDRGPSLEKRRPEAGSLLAPLSDSENTAPRSPGTDDEDSKADMTSHADNKHFKCAQCDKTFDKKTHLKIHMRTHTGEKPFRCSVCGERFSQKGNLMRHTKRHTGEKTFSCAVCGQLFSSKSNLMVHTRTHTGERPFSCAICKTGFSSHSSLLRHMRTHTGEKPFACSFCQKTFSQREHLIAHTRTHTGEKPFLCSVCNVTFTFQSSLVRHMVTHTDDKPFPCSLCGETFSLKSTLRKHTRKHTGEKPFSCESCEGKFSYKYQLSKHACAGEGSSSQTLFTV comes from the exons ATGTGCAAAGTCAAAATGCTGAGGGCGTTGGTGAACGAGCGGCTGACTGTGGCCGTGGAGGAAATATTCGTCGTGTTGGAAAGAACGATGGCGGAGTACGAGGAGGAGCTCTGTCGGACGAAGGAGGAGAACGAGCGACaacgtcaactactggacgctgttttcaagccTCAAATGGAGTCACAACTAGCAG CCATCAGTGAAGAAGATCTCCCCCCTGAggagcaggagtggagctccaaaATGGAGCAgcaggaggagccacagcccccccacgtcaaaaaggaagaggaggaccaagtgTGGACTCAGGAGGATGCCGACATCAGCAAGTTTCCAGTGACTCGTGTGATTGTGAAGAGCGAGGATGAAGCCCAGTGGCTACAGCTTGATCGCGGTCCAAGTTTGGAAAAGAGGAGACCAGAAGCCGGCAGCCTCTTGGCTCCGCTGTCGGACAGCGAGAACACGGCGCCGCGATCTCCCGGCACTGACGACGAGGACTCCAAAGCGGACATGACGTCTCACGCTGACAACAAACACTTCAAATGCGCTCAATGCGACAAAACCTTTGATAAGAAGACGCACTTAAAAATACACATGCGGActcacaccggagaaaaacctttcaggtGTTCAGTTTGCGGCGAGAGATTCTCCCAAAAAGGCAACTTGATGAGACACACCAAAAGGCACACGGGCGAAAAAACCTTCTCATGCGCAGTTTGCGGCCAGTTGTTTTCCTCCAAGTCTAATTTGATGGTGCACACCAGAACGCACACGGGCGAGAGACCCTTCTCCTGCGCCATCTGCAAAACCGGTTTTAGTTCCCACTCGTCACTGCTGaggcacatgagaacgcacaccggcGAGAAACCGTTCGCCTGTTCCTTTTGCCAGAAGACGTTCTCTCAAAGGGAACATCTGATAGCGCACACCAGGACGCACACCGGGGAGAAGCCCTTCCTGTGCTCCGTCTGCAACGTGACGTTTACCTTTCAGTCGTCGTTGGTGAGGCACATGGTGACGCACACCGATGACAAACCGTTCCCCTGCTCGCTCTGTGGCGAAACCTTCTCCCTCAAAAGCACGCTGAGGAAGCACACGAGGAAACACACCGGCGAGAAACCCTTCAGTTGCGAGTCGTGCGAGGGAAAGTTTTCCTATAAGTACCAGCTGAGCAAACACGCGTGTGCTGGTGAGGGCAGCAGCAGTCAAACACTCTTCACTGTTTAG
- the LOC133547702 gene encoding zinc finger protein 79-like produces MLIVVTANMCKVQILRAMVTERLNAVVEEIFVVLERTIAEYEEELSRTKEENERQRQQLDAAVKPQVVLNRTDISDEDLPAEQREWSTLVEPEDPGPPFIKEEQVWTPEEADVGEFPVTCVVVKSEDDDAERPQLEKSQSEETRRPEADSLLAPVSDSDETTSHSADTDDEDSKADKTSHTDKKSFQCSQCDKTFGWLTTFKRHMRVHTGEKPYGCSVCGKRFSLNCTLTIHMRTHTGEKPYLCSICSQRFSRKSDLVVHTRTHTGEKPFVCSVCGETFSQRGNLNIHMRLHTGEKPLSCLICGEKFSHRGSLMNHTRKHTGEKPFSCKKCDGKFSYKYQYRKHVCAAIREAAL; encoded by the exons ATGCTAATTGTTGTCACTGCGAACATGTGCAAAGTCCAAATACTGAGAGCGATGGTGACTGAGCGACTGAATGCTGTCGTGGAAGAAATATTTGTCGTGTTGGAAAGGACCATAGCGgaatacgaggaggaactttctcgGACAAAAGAGGAGAACGAGCGACAACGTCAACAACTGGACGCTGCTGTCAAGCCTCAAGTTGTGTTGAACAGAACAG ACATCAGTGACGAAGATCTTCCCGCTGAGCAGCGGGAGTGGAGCACCTTGGTGGAGCCCGAGGATCCTGGGCCCCCCTTCATCAAAGAGGAGCAAGTATGGACTCCGGAAGAGGCTGACGTCGGCGAATTTCCAGTGACTTGTGTGGTTGTGAAGAGCGAAGACGATGATGCCGAGAGGCCGCAGCTTGAGAAAAGTCAAAGTGAGGAGACGAGAAGACCAGAAGCAGACAGCCTCTTAGCTCCAGTGTCTGACAGTGACGAGACGACGTCTCACTCTgccgacactgatgatgaagactctaaagcgGATAAGACGTCTCACACGGACAAAAAATCCTTTCAGTGCTCTCAATGTGACAAAACTTTTGGATGGCTGACAACTTTCAAGAGACACATGAGAGtccacactggtgaaaaaccgtaCGGCTGCTCCGTTTGCGGTAAAAGGTTCTCCCTAAATTGCACTTTGACgatacacatgagaacgcacactggagagaaaccttatcTCTGCTCCATTTGTAGCCAGAGGTTCTCTCGAAAAAGCGATCTGGTGGTGCACACGAGAACGCACACGGGTGAAAAACCGTTCGTGTGCTCAGTCTGCGGCGAGACGTTCTCCCAAAGAGGAAATTTGAACATACACATGAGAttacacaccggagagaaaccgtTGTCGTGCTTGATTTGTGGCGAAAAGTTCTCTCATCGAGGCAGTTTGATGAATCACACCAGGaaacacaccggagagaaaccgtTCAGTTGCAAAAAGTGTGACGGAAAATTCTCTTATAAGTATCAGTATCGCAAACACGTGTGTGCTGCCATACGCGAAGCAGCGCTTTGA